Below is a genomic region from Deinococcus koreensis.
GTCCCAGTCCCAGCCGCCGTCCTTCTGCATGCCGGTGGGCGCGGGGTAGGTCTCCAGCAGTTCCACGAACAGCGGGGCGAGCAGCGCGCGGTACTCGGAGCCGATCTTGCGCCAGATGAACGGCGAGAACACGGGCTCGATGCCGGAACTCACGCCCATCAGCATGGATGTCGTGCCGGTGGGGGCCACGGTCAGCACGGCCACGTTGCGCCGGGGCGCGTGGGGAATCTTGCCCTCGTAGCGGGCCGAGACGGGGTAGACGCCGCGCTCCTGGCCCAGCCGCTCGCTCTCGGCCACCGCCTCCTCGCGCAGGGCGGTCATGATTTCAAAGATGGCGCCCCGGCCCGCCTGGTTGTCGTAGCGCAGGCCCATCTTGATCAGGGCGTCGGCCAGACCCATCACGCCCAGGCCCAGGCGGCGCAGATCCTGCGAGGCCACGCGGTTGTCTTCCAGCGCGAACACGTTCACGTCCAGCACGTCGTCCAGAAAGCGCACACAGGTTCGCACGTCGGCGCGGAAGGTGTCGTAGTCGAAGTCGGAGCCCTTCACGTAGGCCGCGAGGTTGATGGCGCCCAGGTCGCAGGGCTCGCCCACGGTCAGCGGGATCTCGCCACAGGGGTTGGTCGAGCGGATCTCGTAGCGCTCGCCCAGGTTCTTCAGGGCGGAATATTCGTTCACGCGGTCGCTGAAGATCAGGCCGGGCTCGCCCGTGCTCCAGGCGTGCTGCGCGATCTGATCCCACAGCCACTTGGCCGGGATGCCGGGGCGGTCGTCGGCCGGGTCGAAGAGGCCGGGCTGCGCCTCACGGAACAGCGGCACGCCCCGGGCGCCGTCGGCGTCGCGGTCGGGAAGCTGCGGCAGGGTGCCGGTGTAGGCGCCCTCCTGCGGCATCAGGTGGTACTTGCCCGGCACCTCCTGCGCGGCGATGTGCCACAGGGCGTCGCGCTGCAGGGTGTCCCAGAACTTGGCGGTCACCAGGATCGAGATGTTGAAGGTGGAGATGTCGCCCTCGGCGGCCTCGCGATCCAGGTCTTTGGCGGTCAGGAAGTCCAGCACGTCCGGGTGCTCGATGGAAATGGTTGCCATGCCCGCGCCGCGCCGGGTGCCGCCCTGGCGCACCACGCGCAGCACGGGGGCGTACACGAAGCGCAGGGTGTTGATGGGGCCGCTGTGCTCGGCGCCGCGGTTCGACCATTCCAAGAAGTTGTCGAAGATCTCCATCAGGAACGAGACCGGGCCGCTGGAGGTGCCGCCGGAGCCCTTGATGGGCGCGCCCTCGGGCCGCATCCCTGAGAGGTCGATGCGCGGTTCCAGGCCCAGCTTGGCGTCGTCCGCGACCTTGCGCGAGGCGTCGATGATGCCGCCCATGTCGTCGGGCACGCGCTGCACGCCTTCGGGCAGGGCGCGCACCACCGAGACCCCGTTGGCACGGGCCAGCGCGACCAGCTCGGGGCGCACGACCTGGCCGTACACCACGCGCGTCCAGTTGCGCACCGCGACCGGTTGCTTGTCGCCGTCGGGCTGCGTGGGCGGGCGCATCAGCCCCTCGATGAAGTCCTGCACGTCGGCGTGCGAGGCGTCCATGTAGGCCCAGCCGCGCACGCCCGCGTCGGGGCGGCTGCCCTCGGCGCGCGGGGTGTAGACGTCGAGGTTCACGCCGTTGCCCCCGCCGACCTTGGTGACCAGGGCCAGCTTCTTCGCCACCTCCATCACGCCCTCGAAGGAGCTGGGATCGTGCTCGGTGGCGCCCTGCACGAAGCAGTTGAGCACGTTGCCGTGCTGGGTGCCCGCGCCCGCCAGCACGCGCCCGCCGGGGCAGAACTTCTTGCCCGCCATCAGGTCGTAGTACTGCTGCGCCCAGCCCAGGCGAGCCTCCGGCGCCTCCGCGCCCGCCACCCAGTTCGCGATCCGCCAGAACATGCCGCTCAGGTCGCCGTCGCTGGCCTGCAGGTACTGCCTCTTGGCGATGTGGTGGGCATTCTCGTCGAAGTTGGTCAGCGGCTGGGCAGTGGTCTGGGCAGACAGGGTGGTCATGGTGCGAGGTCTCCTTGAATGAGGGGGGGGGCGGACGGCAGCAGGCAGCCGCACCTCCCGGCTGGGGTGGTGGGCGGGCGAACAGCAACAGACTCAGGTGAGTATCAGGGGCTGACTGGTGACTGACTGTACCACCGGGCACGCTGGCGTACAAGCACTTGTACGTCATCACCGGATGGTGTACAAGATGCGGGGTCTCAATCCAAAACGTGATGGAACCCTCAGAATTCGTCCAGGACGGAATATTTGGTCTCGACTTGGTGTTTCATGCCGGATGTCAGGATGAGGACGAGTGGGGTTCAGGTCTGGGTAAGCCTGCCCCAAGGCAATGAAAACTTGTCACCCTGAACGCAGTGAAGGGTCTCTAGGAGGGCAGGCGCAGGGTGCTCGGGGTGGTGGGGTCGGTGGCGCGGAAGGCGACCCCTCAGTCTGCTTCGCAGCTCTACGAGTCCGGCGCTCCGCGCCAGCTCCCCTGAAAACGCCTGATGCGAAATGAGAATGTGGGTGATCAAGTTGCAACAGCATGTTGAGCGTCCAGCACGCAGGCGGGCCAGGCCCGCCCCCCTCACCCCAGCCCTCTCCCGCGAGGGGAGAGGGAGCAAAAGAAGGCGATCTGGAGGTCATTCTTTCTATTGCACATCAGGCGTTTAAAAGGGAGGCAAGGAAAAGCACGGCTGGCACGTCTTTCTTGGCTCCCTTTTAAGGGGAGCTGGCACCGAAGGTGACTGAGGGGTCGCCCACAAGCCAGCCGCTGAAAGCCAGCTCTGAGCATTCGCAGTTGTTCTGAGTGCTCCCACACGACCCTTCCCCGCGTTCAGGCGGCGTCCTTATCTCCACCCCTACCCCTCGTGCTCGGCCCGCGCGCCCCGGCCCATCAGGCTCTCGATGCCGGTCTGGGGCGTCCACTCGCCCGCCGCCACCCGCGCCACCGCCCGCACGATGGGCAGGTCGTGGCCGTGGGAGAACGCCCAGGCGTCCAGCAGGCCGGCGGTACGCAGACCCTCGACGACCTTGCCCCCCTGGGCAGGGTGCTCTCCACGTGCAATCGCTTCACCGGCCGCACGGTTGCGGCTGTGGCGGCTGGTGGCGGTGGCGACCAGATCGCCCAGGCCGCTCAGGCCGTACACGGTGTCCTCGTGGGCGCCCAGGGCCAGCAGATAGCGGCGCATCTCGCGCAGGCCGCGGGTGATCAGGGCCGACTTGGCGTTGTCGCCCAGGCCCAGGCCGTCGCCCAGCCCGGCCGCCAGCGCCATGACGTTCTTCAGCACGCCGCCCAGCTCCACGCCGGTCTCGTCGCGGCTGGTGTACACCCGCAGCCCCGGCGTCATCAGGGCGGCCTGCACGGCGCGGGCCAGGGCCTCGTCGCGGCTGGCGACCACGGTGGCGGCGGGCAGGCCCCGGCCGATCTCCTCGGCGTGGTTGGGGCCGCTCAGCACGGCCACGCGCGTGAAACCCATGGCGCGGGCCAGCCCGGTGAGTTGCCCGCCGTCCGGCGCGAGGCCCTTGGCGCACAGCACCACGCCCAGAGTGCGCGGCAGTTCGGCCAGCAGCTCCGGCATGCCCACGCTGGGCACGACCACCAGGGCGAAGTCGGCTCCGTCCACGGCTCCTTGCAGGTCGGCCGTGACCCGCACCGCGTCCGGCAGGGGCACGCCGGGCAGGTAGGCGGCGTTCACGCGCTGCTGGGCCAGCTGCGCCGCGAACTCCGGCCGCCGTGCCCAGAGGGTCACCGGGCCGCGCCGCGCCGCGTTCACGGCCAGCGCCGTGCCCCAGCCGCCGGCCCCCAGGACAGGCAGGCCCAGCACCGGCAGGCTCACGGCGCCCCCGCTCCGGCCCAGGCGAAGACCCACACGCGCGGCACGTCCGCCTCGGGGGGGGCGTAGTCGGGGTATTCCACGATCTCCCAGCGCGCGAAGCCGGCTCCGGCCAGCAGCGGTTCCAGATCCGCGGGGTCGTAGCCGCGCTCGCGGTGAACCTCCACAAACTCCTCGCCGTCCACGCGGCAGAAGGCCTGCACCACGCCCAGGTCGGCCTCGGCGTCGTGGTGGTGAGACCAGTGGTAATGCACCTCGGAGCCGTCCGGGAGGGGCGCCACGCCCTCGATGGCGTCGCCCTCCCACAGCTCGCGCACGCCCAGGCGGGTGTTCACGTCGAAGGCCAGCAGGCCGCCGGAGCTCAGGTGCGCGCGGCACTGGCCCAGCGCGCGGCCCAGTTCCTCGGCGCTCAGCAGGTTGTTCAGCGAGTCGAACACGCAGGTGATCAGGTCGAACCGCCCGGGCAGCTCGAAGGAGCGCAGGTCGCCCTGCACGAAGTCCACGCCGGGCACGCGGCGCCGCGCCTCCACGAGCATCTGGGCGCTGCCGTCCAGGCCCGTGACCGTTAAGCCCGCCTCCAGCAGTTCGCGCGTGAAGCCGCCGGTGCCGCAGGCCAGATCGAGGGCGCTCGCCGCCAGGGGTTCCAGACCGCCGTCGCGGGCGTAGGTGAGCACGAAATCCGCCCAGTGGTCGTATTCCACATCCGCCATGATCGCGTCGTACACGGCCGCCAGCGCCGTAAACGGCTCCCTCTGCATGGGGGTGAGTATAGAGGGGTCGCCGCGGTGCCAGCGCCTACAGCATTTGTCAAAAGAGCTGTTCACTTTTGACCGAACGGAGTGAGTGAATTTGACGGAGTATTTGGGAGAATGGAAGCATCAGACGCCCTTTGTCTGATGCTGTAATTCGGACAAATGCTCTAAATCCGCCTTAAGGCAGGCCGCAGCCGCGCGCAGACGGCCCGCAGCGGGCTACCGCGCCGCAGGCCGTGAGCGTCCCATGAGCCGAGCGGGAAGGGAAACGCCGTAGCCAGCCGTATGGAACGCGGTCTAGGGTGGGGGCTGCCTTTCACCCATTACCAGTCCACACCGGAGGACACCATGAAAAAACTTCTGACCATCGCCGCCCTCGGCACCCTCACCCTCAGCGCCTGCACCCTGGCCGGCAACCCCGTGAAGAAGGACGTGACCGGGCAGCTGCGCGGCTTCAACTCCAACCAGAACCTCGGTCTGGCCATCGTGGGCTTCAACAACGGCCAGTACACCGCCGACGGCACCCAGAGCCAGGTCATCGACAAGTTCCTGAGCGGCGGCTTCGCCCTCGACCTGCCGACCAATCTGCCCACCGGCACCTACCGCGTGATCGTGTTTCGCGACGCCAACAGCAACAACCGCTATGACACCGGCGATACGGTGCTCAGCAAGGACAACGGCAAGCGTCTGATCTACGCCAGCCGTGACAACCAGTTCTACGCCGGCACCAAGCGTGGCTGGAACCTGATCAACACCGCCGACGGGTTCATCCAGACCACCCTGCTCAACAACTACGACCTGAGCGCCCAGTAAGTCCGTTCGGAGGGAACCCCCGGGGGAGGCCACGTGCCTCCCCTTTCCCCTGTCTGTGGCCCCCTTTTCTGGTTGTTCAGCCCCGCAGGCCAGCCTCGATGCCTGCCGCCCGTGCCTGCAGCTCGGCCTCGTCCAGCACGCCTTCCCCGGCGGTCACGTCCAGCTCGCCCAGGGGCACCCAGCTCACGCAGCCCAGCATGTCCGGCGTTTCCTCCAGCACCAGGGGCTGGAGGAGGGGCCGCACGCGCAGCACCAGGGCGTGCACCCAGGGCCGGCCCCGGTAGTGGAACTTGCGCTCGATGGCGTCGGCGCTCAGCGCCTGCCAGGGCTCCAGCGCCCGCGCGGCCTCCAGCGACTCCACCTTATGCACCGCCACGACCTCGGCCAGCGCCGGCAGGTGAATCCGGCCGGGATCGGGGTCGGGGCGCAGGCGAGCCGAATGCTCAGGCTTCAGCTCGGCCGGGTTCTGGTGCAGGAAGGTGGGGTAGAGCAGGAAGGAGCGGCGCTCGACCTCGAAGCCGTCGTGCGTTTCCATGATGCCGCCCTTGCGGACGAGCACACTGACCTCACCCGAGGTCAGCAGCGAACACTGGGCGTCCCATTCCTTCAGGGCGGTGGCGGGGGCAGACATGGGGGGCAGGATAGGTCAGGCGCGCCCGGAGAGTGGGGGCCAGCCCACACCCCCGCCGCCTGCCCCCGCCGAGGTGGGGCGCCGCGCGTCCCCTCGGCGGGGGCAATACCGGAAAAACGCCGCTCCAGGACGGCAGATCCCCGGGGCACGGCGTACTCCCCCTGATCTGACATCCGCCTGACCTCCCCTCTCGGCGGTGGTATGCTCCGGGCAGTTCAGTCCAGTGCCCTGCCCTGGCGAACGGGATGGCCCCAGGTGGCCTCCCCATCACACCCGAACAACGACACCGCCTTGCGCGTGGGCCTGGCCCGGCGCCTGGCGACTTTCGGAAGAGAGGCCCCATTTGGAACTCACGCCGCGCGTCCCACCGCACAGCAACGACGCAGAAATCAGTGTGCTGGGCAGCATCCTGCTGGACAACGACACCCTCAACCAACTGGGCGACACGGTGGCCCCGGAGATGTTCTACCGCGAGGGCCACCGCAAGATCTTCACGGCCATGCGCGCCCTGCAGGACAAGGGCGACCCGGTGGATCTGGTCACGCTCTCCGAGGATCTGCGGGTCAAGGGCCAGCTCGACGAGGTCGGCGGCCTGACCTACCTGATCGGCCTCTCGGATCAGGTGCCCACCGCCGCCTACGCCGAGAACTACGCCCGCATCGTGCAGGAGAAGCACACCCTGCGCCAGCTGATCAGCGCGTCGGGCAAGGCCATGCAGCTCGCCTACGACGCCCAGCTGCCGCTGGAAGACCTGCTCGACAAGGCCGAGAAGATGATCTTCGAGGTCGCCGAGCAGAAGAAGAAGGGCGAGAGCTTTTCCGACATGGGCGAGGTGGTGCACAACACCTTCGAGTACATCACCCTGCTGCACGCCAACAAGGGGATTCCGGACGGCGTGAGTTCGGGCTTCCGCGACCTCGACGAGCAGATCTCGGGGCTGCAGAAGGGGAGCCTGAACGTGCTGGCGGCCCGGCCCTCGATGGGCAAGTGTGTCAGTGCCGAGACGCTGATCGATCTGCCGGGCAGCGGCGAGCGGATCACGGTCGAGGAGTTCGTGCGCCGGCAGGAAAGAGAAGTGCTGAGCGTCACACCTGACGGACAGCTTCGCCCGTCGCTGGTCGGCGCCTGGATCGACAGCGGGGTCAAGCCGGTGCAGCGCGTGACGACCCGCACCGGCCGCGTGGTGGAAACGACGCTGCACCACCCCTTCCTGGGCGTGGACGGCTGGACACCGCTATACGACCTGAAAGTGGGCGACCGGATCGCCGTGCCGCGCGAGGTCGCCGTGTTCGGACAGCAGGATGCCCTGAGCCCCGAACGGGTGCGCCTGCTGGCCTACCTGCTGGCGGAAGGGGGGTTAACCCAGAGCAGTCCGCGCTTTACCAATGCCGATCCCGTGCTGGTCGAGGACTTCCGGGCCTGCCTGAAGGCCGAGTTCCCGGAGCTGGAAATGCAGCCGGACGCACGCACGGGCATTGATTACCGCTTGAGCCGCGCCTGGGCGCCGGGTGAGCGCAAGAACCGGGCCAACCCGCTGACCGAGTGGCTGCGTGAGCTGGGCGTCTGGGGCGAGTACGCGGACAGCAAGCGGATTCCCGATGTGGTCTGGACGCTCACGCGGGAGGGGCTGGCATCCTTCCTGCGCGTGCTTCTCAGCTGCGACGGCACGATCTATGCCCTGGCCGGCAAGGCCCGCATCGAGTTCACGGTTGCCAGCGAGGGGCTGGCCCGGGGCGTGCAGCACGCCCTGACGCGCTTCGGCGTCGTGGCCAAACTCTGGCGGAAGACGGAGCGCTCGTGGCGGGTCGAGATCACCGATCCTCGCAGCGTGGCGGACTACCAGACCCGCGTCGGCTGGCTGGGCCACAAGGCGACCCGGACGATTCCGCTGAGTCTCGGGAAGCGGAGCAATGTCGGCCACCTGCCCTCCGGCGCCTGGATACATGTGCGGCGCGCGGCGGGCACGCGGGGCCTGAGCCTCAATGCCCTGGCCCGCGCCGCTGGCGAGCGTATGGACGGCGGTTACAATGCCCACACCTCCCGCGGCCTGCCTCAATACCGCGCTGCCCGCTACGCCGCTGTGCTGGACGATCCCCACCTGACCCTGCTGGGCAGCGACGCCCTGTACTGGGATGACATCGCCAGCATCGATGACGTGGGCGAGAAACAGGTCTACGACCTGACGGTTCCGGGTGACGCGAATTTCATCGCCGCCGACATCTGCCTGCACAACACGGCCTTCGCCCTCTCCATCGCGCAAAATGTGGCCCTGCGCGGCGAGAAGACGGTCGCCGTGTTCAGCCTGGAAATGCCCTCGGTGCAGCTCGCCCTGCGGATGCTGTGCAGTGAAGCGCGCGTGGACATGAACCGCATCCGAAGCGGGCAGCTCAACGAGCGCGATTTCGAGCGGCTGGCGCACGCGGCGGGCCGGCTGGCCGAGGCGCCCATGGTCATCGACGACGAGGCCGACCTGACGCTCAACGGCCTGCGCTCCAAGCTGCGGCGCATCACCGCGCAGCACGGACAGCTCGGGCTGGTCGTCATCGACTACCTGCAGCTCATGTCCGGCGGCAAGAGCAACGGCGGCTCGGACAACCGCCAGCAGGAGATCAGCACGATCTCGCGCGGACTCAAGGGTCTGGCGCGCGAACTGGAAGTGCCCATCATCGTGCTCTCGCAGCTCAGCCGCGCCGTGGAGCAGAGGCCCAACCACCGGCCGATGCTGAGTGACCTGAGGGAATCGGGCGCGATCGAGCAGGACGCGGACATCGTGATGTTCATCTACCGCGACGAGTACTACAACAAGGAAACCGATCAGCAGGGCATCGCGGAGATCATCATCGGCAAGCAGCGCAACGGGCCCGTCGGCACCGTCAAGCTGCAGTTTCACAGCGCGCACGTGCGGTTCAACGATCTTGCGCCGGAGGGAGTGTAATGGCGGAAGAGCAGACACAGGGCGCGGCCCAGCGGCGGCGCCGGCGGCGGCGGGGGGGCAGCGCGGCCACCCAGGCCCTGCGCCCCGGGCAGGTCACCAACACCACCGCGATTCCGGTGCCCGCCGCGCCCCAGAAGCGCGGGCAGAAGCGCCCGCTGGCCGATCCGCGCATCGCGGTGGGCTGCATCGTGCTGCGCGGCGAGGAGATCCTGCTGGTGCGCGAGCGCGGCCGCTGGTCGCTGCCCAAGGGCGGCCTGGAATCCGGCGAACTGGTGCAGGACGGCGCCCGGCGCGAGACCTTCGAGGAAACCGGCATCGTGGTCGAGCTGCGCGACCTGGCCTTTATCGTGGAATTCCAGGCCCAGACCTGGGGCCACCACCTGCAGTTTTTTTACACCGGCCGCGAGGTCGGCGGCACCCTGGCGCCCCGCGACCCCGACCGCGACGTGCAGGAAGCCAAGTTCGTGCCGATCCGGCAGCTGCGCGAGTTCATCCGCTTCCGCCCGCGCCTGGTGGCGCTGGAAACCTGGCTGCGCGAGCGGCGGCCCCGCCATTTCGTGTTCAACCTCGACCGCGAGCCCGCCATGCTCCGCAAGCGCCGCCGGGTGGGCGAGGGCGCCCCGGTCGAGCGGGTAGAGGACGTGGAGATGGAGCCCATCGTCGAGGCCGATCTGTAGGCGGATTCACCCTCTGGAACGGGCCTGGCGTGATTTGACACCTGGGCCTGTTCTGCTATCATCAGAATATGAAACGTCAATTACGTAACCAGTCGGACGTCCATCCGGCCAGCGGCCGCGGTTACGTGCACGTCTGCCCGACCTGCGCGCAGCCCATGACCCTGCATGATCTGCGCGACGGCGATCAGGCCTACTGGTGCCATGCGTGTAACCGGGGACACCGGGCCGGCGACCCACCCGAGGGGGCCCTCAGAGCCCTGCCGCAGGCCGGTTAAGTCCCAGGGCTCCCAGAGTATGCTGGGGCCATGACCGGCCTCCCCGACCCGCAGTCCCGCGCCTCCTTGCCCCCCGGCGAGGCGCTGGCCGGACAGGTCGTGGCCGTCACCGGGGCCGATCAGGGGTATGGCAAACCCATCAGCGCCGCCCTGGCACGGGCCGGGGCCAGCGTGGTGCTGATCGGCGGCAACAGCGAGTCGCTGGCGGCCTCGGCCAGCGCCCTGGAGCACGCCGGCGGCACCGCCATCCCCATCAAGGCCGATGTCGGCGTGCCGCTCGACTGGCTCAGCGCCCAGACCCGCATCCTGGAAATCTTCGGCGCGCTGCATGGCATCGTGCACCTGGCCGACAAGCGCGCGAGTTCGGATTTCACCATGCTCAGCGAGGGCGAGTGGATGGATCTGTTCAACTGCAACGTCAAGAGCTCGGTGGGCATCGCGCAGATCGTGCGCCGGCGCCTGCCCGGCACCTGGCTGACCCTGATCGGCCCCCATCTGGACGAACAGGGCCTGCACGCCTGGCCCCAGCGCGGGGCCATCCAGGCCCTGGTGGAGCGGGCCCACATCGAGGAGCTGCGCCTGAATCTGGTGCTGCCCTCGCGCGCCAGCTCTGGCGAGGAGGAGCTGGATCGGGCGCTGGCCGACACCGTGCTGACCCTGGCCCTGCCCGAGATGGCCCACCTGCGGGGCAACGTGCTGGAGGTGCCGCTGCCGCCGCTGCCCAGGCTGCGCGTGTCGGAATCACCGCTGGGCCTGAGCCTGTGACGCACCCCCTATGAAGTGTCCCTACTGCTCCGCTCCCGATTCCAAGGTCGTCAATTCCCGTCCCAGCGACGACGGCGCCAGTATCCGCCGGCGCCGCGAGTGCCTGAACTGTGCCCGGCGGTTCACGACCTACGAACGCGCCCAGCTCGAACCCCTGATGGTGGTCAAGCGCTCCGGCCCGCGCGAGGCCTTCAACCCCGACAAGCTGCTGCGCGGGCTGGTGCTGGCGACCGAGAAACGCCCGGTGGATCAGGACGCGCTGCGGGCGTTTGCCTACGGCTTCGAGGACGAAGTCGGCCAGAGCGAGATCGCCGCCACCGAGATCGGCAAGCGCGCCATGACCTTCCTGCGCCCCCTGGACGACGTGGCCTATATCCGCTTCGCCTCCGTGTACCGCGATTTCGACTCGCTGGAGCGCTTCATCGAGGAGATCCAGGGCTTGAAGAAGGACGAGGAAGGGTGAGGGTGCTGGAATTGGCGCTCGCAGAGGCAGGACTCTGCCAACCACACAACAGAGAATCGAACCCCTGCAAGTCAACTCAGGGGTTCGCCGCTCATCCCTGAGTTCTGCCGGGTGATGTGTCTATTTCGACGGCGTTGCGTTGCCTCGGCCGCCGCCTGACGGGTTGCCCGTCGTGCTCGGCCAGTTGCCGCCGTTGCTCTGATTGCTGCCCCGGCCACCGCTGCCACCTTTTCCTCCGCCACCGCTGCCCCCTTTGCCCATGACCATCCTCCTGTGTCTGAAGGTTCGACTCTGCACGCGCTTCAGTCCTCCTCAGTCTGGGCGTCCGAGGGGCAATTCCGGGCCACACTTGACTGTCCCCTGCCGGGGGCATGATTCAGGCAGCAAAAACCCCCGCACGGGCGGGGGAGAGCAGGAGAACCGGGCTTTACCTCCGCCGCATCCAGTACTGCACGGTGCCGACCACGCCGCGCCGGAAGAACAGCACGACCAGCACGAAAACCACGCCGGTCACGATGCCCACGGGCAGGTTCGCGGTGGTCAGCACGTCGCGCAGCAGCAGCACCAGCCCGGCGCCGATGACCGGGCCGAACAGCGTGGTGGTGCCGCCCAGCAGGGTCATCATGACGACCTCGCCCGAGGTGCGCCAGTTCACCA
It encodes:
- the dnaB gene encoding replicative DNA helicase; translated protein: MELTPRVPPHSNDAEISVLGSILLDNDTLNQLGDTVAPEMFYREGHRKIFTAMRALQDKGDPVDLVTLSEDLRVKGQLDEVGGLTYLIGLSDQVPTAAYAENYARIVQEKHTLRQLISASGKAMQLAYDAQLPLEDLLDKAEKMIFEVAEQKKKGESFSDMGEVVHNTFEYITLLHANKGIPDGVSSGFRDLDEQISGLQKGSLNVLAARPSMGKCVSAETLIDLPGSGERITVEEFVRRQEREVLSVTPDGQLRPSLVGAWIDSGVKPVQRVTTRTGRVVETTLHHPFLGVDGWTPLYDLKVGDRIAVPREVAVFGQQDALSPERVRLLAYLLAEGGLTQSSPRFTNADPVLVEDFRACLKAEFPELEMQPDARTGIDYRLSRAWAPGERKNRANPLTEWLRELGVWGEYADSKRIPDVVWTLTREGLASFLRVLLSCDGTIYALAGKARIEFTVASEGLARGVQHALTRFGVVAKLWRKTERSWRVEITDPRSVADYQTRVGWLGHKATRTIPLSLGKRSNVGHLPSGAWIHVRRAAGTRGLSLNALARAAGERMDGGYNAHTSRGLPQYRAARYAAVLDDPHLTLLGSDALYWDDIASIDDVGEKQVYDLTVPGDANFIAADICLHNTAFALSIAQNVALRGEKTVAVFSLEMPSVQLALRMLCSEARVDMNRIRSGQLNERDFERLAHAAGRLAEAPMVIDDEADLTLNGLRSKLRRITAQHGQLGLVVIDYLQLMSGGKSNGGSDNRQQEISTISRGLKGLARELEVPIIVLSQLSRAVEQRPNHRPMLSDLRESGAIEQDADIVMFIYRDEYYNKETDQQGIAEIIIGKQRNGPVGTVKLQFHSAHVRFNDLAPEGV
- a CDS encoding SDR family NAD(P)-dependent oxidoreductase encodes the protein MTGLPDPQSRASLPPGEALAGQVVAVTGADQGYGKPISAALARAGASVVLIGGNSESLAASASALEHAGGTAIPIKADVGVPLDWLSAQTRILEIFGALHGIVHLADKRASSDFTMLSEGEWMDLFNCNVKSSVGIAQIVRRRLPGTWLTLIGPHLDEQGLHAWPQRGAIQALVERAHIEELRLNLVLPSRASSGEEELDRALADTVLTLALPEMAHLRGNVLEVPLPPLPRLRVSESPLGLSL
- the nrdR gene encoding transcriptional regulator NrdR, producing the protein MKCPYCSAPDSKVVNSRPSDDGASIRRRRECLNCARRFTTYERAQLEPLMVVKRSGPREAFNPDKLLRGLVLATEKRPVDQDALRAFAYGFEDEVGQSEIAATEIGKRAMTFLRPLDDVAYIRFASVYRDFDSLERFIEEIQGLKKDEEG
- a CDS encoding class I SAM-dependent DNA methyltransferase, producing MQREPFTALAAVYDAIMADVEYDHWADFVLTYARDGGLEPLAASALDLACGTGGFTRELLEAGLTVTGLDGSAQMLVEARRRVPGVDFVQGDLRSFELPGRFDLITCVFDSLNNLLSAEELGRALGQCRAHLSSGGLLAFDVNTRLGVRELWEGDAIEGVAPLPDGSEVHYHWSHHHDAEADLGVVQAFCRVDGEEFVEVHRERGYDPADLEPLLAGAGFARWEIVEYPDYAPPEADVPRVWVFAWAGAGAP
- a CDS encoding DUF1802 family protein, giving the protein MSAPATALKEWDAQCSLLTSGEVSVLVRKGGIMETHDGFEVERRSFLLYPTFLHQNPAELKPEHSARLRPDPDPGRIHLPALAEVVAVHKVESLEAARALEPWQALSADAIERKFHYRGRPWVHALVLRVRPLLQPLVLEETPDMLGCVSWVPLGELDVTAGEGVLDEAELQARAAGIEAGLRG
- a CDS encoding NAD(P)H-dependent glycerol-3-phosphate dehydrogenase, which encodes MSLPVLGLPVLGAGGWGTALAVNAARRGPVTLWARRPEFAAQLAQQRVNAAYLPGVPLPDAVRVTADLQGAVDGADFALVVVPSVGMPELLAELPRTLGVVLCAKGLAPDGGQLTGLARAMGFTRVAVLSGPNHAEEIGRGLPAATVVASRDEALARAVQAALMTPGLRVYTSRDETGVELGGVLKNVMALAAGLGDGLGLGDNAKSALITRGLREMRRYLLALGAHEDTVYGLSGLGDLVATATSRHSRNRAAGEAIARGEHPAQGGKVVEGLRTAGLLDAWAFSHGHDLPIVRAVARVAAGEWTPQTGIESLMGRGARAEHEG
- a CDS encoding adenosylcobalamin-dependent ribonucleoside-diphosphate reductase produces the protein MTTLSAQTTAQPLTNFDENAHHIAKRQYLQASDGDLSGMFWRIANWVAGAEAPEARLGWAQQYYDLMAGKKFCPGGRVLAGAGTQHGNVLNCFVQGATEHDPSSFEGVMEVAKKLALVTKVGGGNGVNLDVYTPRAEGSRPDAGVRGWAYMDASHADVQDFIEGLMRPPTQPDGDKQPVAVRNWTRVVYGQVVRPELVALARANGVSVVRALPEGVQRVPDDMGGIIDASRKVADDAKLGLEPRIDLSGMRPEGAPIKGSGGTSSGPVSFLMEIFDNFLEWSNRGAEHSGPINTLRFVYAPVLRVVRQGGTRRGAGMATISIEHPDVLDFLTAKDLDREAAEGDISTFNISILVTAKFWDTLQRDALWHIAAQEVPGKYHLMPQEGAYTGTLPQLPDRDADGARGVPLFREAQPGLFDPADDRPGIPAKWLWDQIAQHAWSTGEPGLIFSDRVNEYSALKNLGERYEIRSTNPCGEIPLTVGEPCDLGAINLAAYVKGSDFDYDTFRADVRTCVRFLDDVLDVNVFALEDNRVASQDLRRLGLGVMGLADALIKMGLRYDNQAGRGAIFEIMTALREEAVAESERLGQERGVYPVSARYEGKIPHAPRRNVAVLTVAPTGTTSMLMGVSSGIEPVFSPFIWRKIGSEYRALLAPLFVELLETYPAPTGMQKDGGWDWDKVTEAVSENHGSVVGLGFIPDALQQVFVCAHDIKPVDHVRMQGTVQMAFDAEGFAANSLSKTINLPNNATVQDVQDAYSEAYRTGCKGITVYRDGSRQFQVLSTSKKKEKKADDVQAVAEVMGENVDGQKLMVDGQKTETPSTINHQPSAVAAKPPVYERPTRLAGITDMVKLTDPTSGHRRSFLVTVNHLNGKPVEVMVISGRAGDEANADSEALGRVVSIALQHGVPASALIKTMRGINGGLYGSYNGRLVGSKADLIAVALETFQKDMEAAQLPRLAGGSAEAPAAAQGVSVTSMDAMTRDRCPVCEEKAVIREEGCLKCQACGYSKCG
- a CDS encoding NUDIX domain-containing protein, whose translation is MAEEQTQGAAQRRRRRRRGGSAATQALRPGQVTNTTAIPVPAAPQKRGQKRPLADPRIAVGCIVLRGEEILLVRERGRWSLPKGGLESGELVQDGARRETFEETGIVVELRDLAFIVEFQAQTWGHHLQFFYTGREVGGTLAPRDPDRDVQEAKFVPIRQLREFIRFRPRLVALETWLRERRPRHFVFNLDREPAMLRKRRRVGEGAPVERVEDVEMEPIVEADL